A stretch of the Leishmania donovani BPK282A1 complete genome, chromosome 21 genome encodes the following:
- a CDS encoding histone H2A → MATPRSAKKSARKSGSKSAKCGLIFPVGRVGGMMRHGQYARRIGVSGAVYLTAVLEYLTAELLELSVKAAAQSGKKRCRLNPRTVMLAARHDDDISSLLKNVTLSHSGVVPNISKAMAKKKGGKKGKATPSA, encoded by the coding sequence ATGGCTACTCCTCGCAGCGCCAAGAAGTCCGCCCGCAAGAGCGGCTCCAAGTCCGCGAAATGTGGTCTGATCTTCCCGGTGGGCCGCGTTGGCGGGATGATGCGCCACGGCCAGTACGCTCGCCGCATCGGTGTCTCTGGCGCCGTGTACCTGACAGCCGTGCTGGAGTACCTGacagcggagctgctggagctgtccgtgaaggcggccgcgcagAGCGGGAAgaagcggtgccgcctgAACCCGCGCACCGTGATGCTGGCTGCgcgccacgacgacgacatcaGCTCGCTTCTGAAGAACGTGACCTTGTCTCACAGCGGCGTTGTGCCGAACATCAGCAAGGCGAtggcgaagaagaagggcgGCAAGAAGGGCAAGGCGACACCGAGCGCGTAA
- a CDS encoding histone H2A, putative, whose translation MATPRSAKKSARKSGSKSAKCGLIFPVGRVGGMMRHGQYARRIGVSGAVYLTAVLEYLTAELLELSVKAAAQSGKKRCRLNPRTVMLAARHDDDISSLLKNVTLSHSGVVPNISKAMAKKKGGKKGKATPGA comes from the coding sequence ATGGCTACTCCTCGCAGCGCCAAGAAGTCCGCCCGCAAGAGCGGCTCCAAGTCCGCGAAATGTGGTCTGATCTTCCCGGTGGGCCGCGTTGGCGGGATGATGCGCCACGGCCAGTACGCTCGCCGCATCGGTGTCTCTGGCGCCGTGTACCTGACAGCCGTGCTGGAGTACCTGacagcggagctgctggagctgtccgtgaaggcggccgcgcagAGCGGGAAgaagcggtgccgcctgAACCCGCGCACCGTGATGCTGGCTGCgcgccacgacgacgacatcaGCTCGCTTCTGAAGAACGTGACCTTGTCTCACAGCGGCGTTGTGCCGAACATCAGCAAGGCGAtggcgaagaagaagggcgGCAAGAAGGGCAAGGCGACACCGGGCGCTTAG